Proteins encoded together in one Triticum dicoccoides isolate Atlit2015 ecotype Zavitan chromosome 7B, WEW_v2.0, whole genome shotgun sequence window:
- the LOC119337031 gene encoding enhancer of mRNA-decapping protein 4-like isoform X1, whose product MASPSGNPNPNPNVPFELSRLFKPPPNPNHLTTVPTPTGIFPGAPPGAPMATGPPGPYSYPPATPPFHRNPYLNYPTDPNAVHLPVAAFANPNPAANPIPNHSPGPNPGARLMQLLGNTAPTHLESVVSMPPTSSEFSGGPVAPLPAMPSAPPARMTSTSSKMPRGRLLGPGDRAVHDVDSRLPGEAQPPQLEVTPITKYTSDPGLVLGRQIAVNRTYIVYGLKLGNIRVLNINTALRSLLRGHTQRVTDMAFFAEDVHRLASASVDGRIYVWKIDEGPDEENKPQITGKIEMAIQIVGDAGTYHPRICWHSHKQEILFVGIGNCVLKIDTTKVGRGRDFSKEEPLKCSLDKLIDGVHLVGKHDGDVTDLSLSQWMTTRLASASKDGTVKIWDDRRTVPLSVMKPHDGKAVYSVSFLTAPEQPNHINLVTAGPLNREVKIWASSDKEGWLLPSESETWRCTQTLELVSSLENRFEEAFFNQVAVLPQASLILLANAKKNAIYAIHVEYGPDPASTRLDYIADFTVAMPILSLTGTHESQPDGEHVVQVYCVQTMAIQQYGLELSLCLPPTADNAGLGRDLAISHVYERPLEVASVEPSTETKPLSDHQGTEADTATHVSSPTPSSNLDNAGSYAEAVLRRDASRGPSLGDHDGDKSSFDYSKKRMDSDGTSGQGAFDRKDCFGNEEPRGGHVDGTVSDPHPTFKVGVNATHLITPSEIISGVLPSAESTANGSPQNVEMESKLVVEEKADQNIGFEDVKETQIVQEKMERVNMSSEQTVQTISERSVTTDKYSVEDSQRSDPTLLKQHSGARDENLPRRTAEATENINGSSSRNLQLPSATKEEKVLHPQVSGQMSPITSTFNSTDSSHEHPSNTNPAIDSVPQVAAIQGTLQQLMAMHTDMQKQLNAIVSAPIAKEGKRIETSLGRNIEKSIKANVDAMWARIQEENARHEKVERERMQQISTLITTSVNKDIPAILEKSLKREISLLGPTIARTTTPIIEKSLSSAVSDSLQKVLGEKVANQLDKSISTKLEATVAKQIQTQFHTSAKQALQDALRSSFESSIIPAFEQSCKTMFEQVDGAFQKGMSEHGTAIQQQVAAAHSPLAQTLRETINSASSITQGLTSELLDGQRKLLALVASGNPISHNTSALQPINGPIPNLPEADVPLDPMKELTRLLSEQKFDEAFTMALQRSDVSMVSWLCSQVDLQGLCRLNPVPLNQGVLLALFQQLACDITNDTPLKLQWMTAVAMAIQPTHQMIAAHVRPIFEQVYGVLARQQSVPGTTPLEANNIRLMMHVINSVMMTHK is encoded by the exons ATGGCGTCGCCCTCCGGAAACCCTAATCCCAACCCCAACGTCCCCTTCGAGCTCAGCAGGCTCTTCAAgcctcccccaaaccctaaccacCTCACAACCGTGCCGACCCCCACTGGCATCTTCCCGGGCGCCCCGCCCGGCGCGCCGATGGCCACCGGGCCGCCGGGCCCCTACTCCTACCCGCCCGCCACCCCGCCCTTCCACCGCAACCCGTACCTCAATTACCCCACCGACCCCAACGCCGTCCACCTCCCCGTCGCCGCCTTCGCGAACCCTAACCCCGCCGCAAACCCTATCCCTAACCACAGCCCCGGGCCCAATCCGGGAGCTCGGCTCATGCAGCTGCTGGGCAACACCGCGCCCACCCATCTCGAGTCCGTGGTGTCCATGCCGCCTACGTCATCGGAGTTCTCTGGCGGCCCGGTGGCGCCGCTGCCAGCGATGCCGTCAGCACCGCCGGCGAGGATGACAAGCACAAGCAGCAAGATGCCCCGGGGCAGGCTGCTGGGACCGGGGGACAGGGCCGTGCACGACGTGGACTCGCGGCTGCCAGGGGAGGCGCAGCCACCACAGCTGGAAGTGACGCCCATCACCAAGTACACCTCGGACCCGGGGTTGGTGCTGGGCCGGCAGATCGCTGTAAACCGAACGTACATCGTGTACGGCCTCAAGCTTGGCAACATCCGCGTGCTCAACATCAACACCGCACTCCGCTCGCTCCTTCGTGGGCACACACAG AGGGTGACGGACATGGCTTTCTTTGCAGAAGATGTCCATCGTTTAGCAAG TGCAAGCGTAGATGGGCGTATATATGTATGGAAGATTGACGAGGGACCCGATGAGGAAAATAAACCACAAATCACAGGAAAGATTGAAATGGCCATCCAGATAGTAGGAGATGCTGGAACTTACCATCCAAGAATATGTTGGCACTCCCATAAGCAA GAAATTCTGTTTGTTGGAATAGGGAACTGTGTCTTAAAAATAGACACAACAAAAGTGGGAAGAGGAAGAGACTTCAGTAAAGAAGAGCCTCTTAAATGTTCACTTGATAAGCTCATTGATGGTGTGCACTTGGTCGGTAAACATGACGGGGATGTCACAGATCTGTCCTTATCTCAATGGATGACTACCCGTCTGGCTTCAGCATCAAAAGATGGCACG GTAAAAATCTGGGATGATCGCAGGACAGTGCCTTTATCTGTGATGAAACCGCATGATGGTAAAGCTGTTTATTCGGTTTCTTTCCTTACAGCACCAGAGCAACCAAATCATATAAATCTCGTTACAGCG GGGCCTCTCAACCGAGAAGTAAAAATCTGGGCTTCCTCTGATAAGGAAGGTTGGTTGTTGCCAAGTGAATCTGAGACTTGGAGATGCACTCAAACTCTGGAACTTGTGAGTTCTCTGGAAAATAGGTTTGAGGAAGCATTTTTCAACCAAGTAGCAGTGTTGCCACAAGCTAGCCTTATTTTGCTTGCGAATGCCAAAAAGAACGCTATATATGCTATCCATGTTGAGTATGGTCCAGATCCTGCTTCTACTCGTCTGGACTATATAGCAGATTTCACAGTTGCAATGCCTATTTTAAGTCTGACGGGAACACATGAAAGCCAGCCTGATGGTGAACATGTAGTACAAGTCTATTGTGTCCAGACAATGGCTATCCAGCAGTATGGATTGGAGTTATCACTCTGTTTGCCTCCTACAGCTGATAACGCTGGGCTTGGTAGGGATCTGGCTATTTCCCATGTATATGAGAGACCTCTAGAAGTAGCATCAGTGGAGCCATCGACAGAAACTAAACCACTGAGTGATCATCAGGGAACAG AAGCTGATACTGCTACTCATGTTTCATCCCCAACTCCTTCATCAAACTTGGATAATGCTGGATCTTATGCAGAAGCTGTCTTGAGAAGAGATGCTTCAAGAGGTCCATCTCTTGGTGATCATGATGGGGACAAGTCATCTTTTGATTATTCAAAGAAAAGGATGGATTCTGATGGTACAAGTGGGCAAGGAGCATTTGATAGGAAGGATTGCTTTGGGAATGAAGAGCCAAGAGGTGGCCATGTTGATGGTACAGTTTCAGATCCTCATCCCACGTTTAAGGTCGGAGTGAATGCCACACACTTGATTACCCCATCTGAAATTATTTCAGGTGTGCTCCCATCTGCTGAATCGACTGCTAATGGCAGCCCACAGAATGTAGAAATGGAGTCAAAACTTGTGGTTGAGGAAAAAGCAGATCAAAATATTGGATTTGAGGATGTTAAGGAGACCCAAATTGTTCAAGAGAAAATGGAGAGAGTTAACATGTCTTCAGAGCAAACTGTACAGACAATTAGTGAACGCTCGGTAACAACTGACAAGTACAGTGTGGAAGATTCACAGAGATCAGACCCCACACTTCTGAAACAACATTCTGGTGCTCGGGATGAAAATCTTCCAAGAAGAACAGCTGAAGCTACTGAAAACATCAATGGCTCTTCGTCAAGGAACTTGCAGTTACCCTCAGCTACCAAAGAGGAGAAAGTTCTGCATCCTCAGGTTTCTGGGCAGATGTCTCCTATTACAAGCACTTTCAACTCTACTGATTCATCACATGAACATCCAAGCAATACAAACCCTGCCATTGATTCTGTCCCGCAAGTAGCTGCCATTCAAGGAACATTGCAACAG CTTATGGCAATGCATACTGACATGCAAAAGCAGCTGAACGCAATTGTGTCTGCTCCTATTGCAAAGGAGGGCAAAAGGATCGAGACATCACTCGGGCGTAATATTGAGAAGTCCATAAAGGCTAACGTTGATGCCATGTGGGCTCGTATCCAGGAGGAAAATGCAAGGCATGAAAAGGTTGAAAGAGAGCGAATGCAGCAGATTTCTACTCTAATCACAACTTCTGTAAACAAGGACATTCCTGCTATACTGGAGAAATCACTAAAGAGAGAAATATCGTTGTTGGGACCCACCATTGCACGAACAACAACACCTATCATTGAGAAGTCCTTGTCTTCTGCTGTTTCGGATTCGCTTCAG AAAGTTCTCGGGGAAAAGGTTGCGAATCAGCTGGATAAGTCCATAAGTACGAAACTTGAAGCTACTGTTGCTAAGCAGATCCAAACACAGTTCCATACATCTGCCAAGCAGGCACTTCAG GATGCTTTACGGTCAAGCTTTGAGTCATCAATTATCCCAGCATTTGAACAATCTTGTAAGACAATGTTTGAGCAAGTGGATGGTGCATTCCAGAAGGGCATGTCCGAGCATGGTACTGCTATCCAGCAGCAGGTTGCAGCAGCACATAGTCCATTGGCACAGACTTTAAGG GAAACAATCAATTCAGCATCATCAATTACCCAGGGTCTTACATCAGAGTTACTTGATGGCCAGCGCAAGCTTTTGGCACTAGTTGCATCAGGGAACCCAATATCACATAATACTAGTGCATTGCAGCCCATCAACGGACCAATACCTAATCTCCCCGAG GCTGATGTTCCACTGGACCCGATGAAGGAGCTAACGAGATTATTATCTGAGCAAAAATTCGATGAGGCGTTTACGATGGCTCTTCAAAGAAGTGACGTCTCCATGGTATCTTGGTTGTGCTCTCAG GTTGATTTGCAAGGGTTGTGTAGACTGAACCCCGTTCCTCTGAACCAAGGGGTCCTTCTGGCCCTTTTCCAGCAACTGGCATGCGACATAACCAACGACACACCCCTGAAGCTTCAATGGATGACAGCGGTCGCCATGGCAATCCAACCAACCCATCAGATGATTGCAGCGCATGTGAGGCCAATATTTGAGCAAGTCTATGGCGTCTTGGCCCGCCAACAGTCGGTGCCAGGAACCACCCCACTGGAAGCGAACAACATCCGCTTAATGATGCATGTAATCAACTCggtgatgatgacccacaagtga
- the LOC119337031 gene encoding enhancer of mRNA-decapping protein 4-like isoform X2, whose translation MASPSGNPNPNPNVPFELSRLFKPPPNPNHLTTVPTPTGIFPGAPPGAPMATGPPGPYSYPPATPPFHRNPYLNYPTDPNAVHLPVAAFANPNPAANPIPNHSPGPNPGARLMQLLGNTAPTHLESVVSMPPTSSEFSGGPVAPLPAMPSAPPARMTSTSSKMPRGRLLGPGDRAVHDVDSRLPGEAQPPQLEVTPITKYTSDPGLVLGRQIAVNRTYIVYGLKLGNIRVLNINTALRSLLRGHTQRVTDMAFFAEDVHRLASASVDGRIYVWKIDEGPDEENKPQITGKIEMAIQIVGDAGTYHPRICWHSHKQEILFVGIGNCVLKIDTTKVGRGRDFSKEEPLKCSLDKLIDGVHLVGKHDGDVTDLSLSQWMTTRLASASKDGTVKIWDDRRTVPLSVMKPHDGKAVYSVSFLTAPEQPNHINLVTAGPLNREVKIWASSDKEGWLLPSESETWRCTQTLELVSSLENRFEEAFFNQVAVLPQASLILLANAKKNAIYAIHVEYGPDPASTRLDYIADFTVAMPILSLTGTHESQPDGEHVVQVYCVQTMAIQQYGLELSLCLPPTADNAGLGRDLAISHVYERPLEVASVEPSTETKPLSDHQGTEADTATHVSSPTPSSNLDNAGSYAEAVLRRDASRGPSLGDHDGDKSSFDYSKKRMDSDGTSGQGAFDRKDCFGNEEPRGGHVDGVLPSAESTANGSPQNVEMESKLVVEEKADQNIGFEDVKETQIVQEKMERVNMSSEQTVQTISERSVTTDKYSVEDSQRSDPTLLKQHSGARDENLPRRTAEATENINGSSSRNLQLPSATKEEKVLHPQVSGQMSPITSTFNSTDSSHEHPSNTNPAIDSVPQVAAIQGTLQQLMAMHTDMQKQLNAIVSAPIAKEGKRIETSLGRNIEKSIKANVDAMWARIQEENARHEKVERERMQQISTLITTSVNKDIPAILEKSLKREISLLGPTIARTTTPIIEKSLSSAVSDSLQKVLGEKVANQLDKSISTKLEATVAKQIQTQFHTSAKQALQDALRSSFESSIIPAFEQSCKTMFEQVDGAFQKGMSEHGTAIQQQVAAAHSPLAQTLRETINSASSITQGLTSELLDGQRKLLALVASGNPISHNTSALQPINGPIPNLPEADVPLDPMKELTRLLSEQKFDEAFTMALQRSDVSMVSWLCSQVDLQGLCRLNPVPLNQGVLLALFQQLACDITNDTPLKLQWMTAVAMAIQPTHQMIAAHVRPIFEQVYGVLARQQSVPGTTPLEANNIRLMMHVINSVMMTHK comes from the exons ATGGCGTCGCCCTCCGGAAACCCTAATCCCAACCCCAACGTCCCCTTCGAGCTCAGCAGGCTCTTCAAgcctcccccaaaccctaaccacCTCACAACCGTGCCGACCCCCACTGGCATCTTCCCGGGCGCCCCGCCCGGCGCGCCGATGGCCACCGGGCCGCCGGGCCCCTACTCCTACCCGCCCGCCACCCCGCCCTTCCACCGCAACCCGTACCTCAATTACCCCACCGACCCCAACGCCGTCCACCTCCCCGTCGCCGCCTTCGCGAACCCTAACCCCGCCGCAAACCCTATCCCTAACCACAGCCCCGGGCCCAATCCGGGAGCTCGGCTCATGCAGCTGCTGGGCAACACCGCGCCCACCCATCTCGAGTCCGTGGTGTCCATGCCGCCTACGTCATCGGAGTTCTCTGGCGGCCCGGTGGCGCCGCTGCCAGCGATGCCGTCAGCACCGCCGGCGAGGATGACAAGCACAAGCAGCAAGATGCCCCGGGGCAGGCTGCTGGGACCGGGGGACAGGGCCGTGCACGACGTGGACTCGCGGCTGCCAGGGGAGGCGCAGCCACCACAGCTGGAAGTGACGCCCATCACCAAGTACACCTCGGACCCGGGGTTGGTGCTGGGCCGGCAGATCGCTGTAAACCGAACGTACATCGTGTACGGCCTCAAGCTTGGCAACATCCGCGTGCTCAACATCAACACCGCACTCCGCTCGCTCCTTCGTGGGCACACACAG AGGGTGACGGACATGGCTTTCTTTGCAGAAGATGTCCATCGTTTAGCAAG TGCAAGCGTAGATGGGCGTATATATGTATGGAAGATTGACGAGGGACCCGATGAGGAAAATAAACCACAAATCACAGGAAAGATTGAAATGGCCATCCAGATAGTAGGAGATGCTGGAACTTACCATCCAAGAATATGTTGGCACTCCCATAAGCAA GAAATTCTGTTTGTTGGAATAGGGAACTGTGTCTTAAAAATAGACACAACAAAAGTGGGAAGAGGAAGAGACTTCAGTAAAGAAGAGCCTCTTAAATGTTCACTTGATAAGCTCATTGATGGTGTGCACTTGGTCGGTAAACATGACGGGGATGTCACAGATCTGTCCTTATCTCAATGGATGACTACCCGTCTGGCTTCAGCATCAAAAGATGGCACG GTAAAAATCTGGGATGATCGCAGGACAGTGCCTTTATCTGTGATGAAACCGCATGATGGTAAAGCTGTTTATTCGGTTTCTTTCCTTACAGCACCAGAGCAACCAAATCATATAAATCTCGTTACAGCG GGGCCTCTCAACCGAGAAGTAAAAATCTGGGCTTCCTCTGATAAGGAAGGTTGGTTGTTGCCAAGTGAATCTGAGACTTGGAGATGCACTCAAACTCTGGAACTTGTGAGTTCTCTGGAAAATAGGTTTGAGGAAGCATTTTTCAACCAAGTAGCAGTGTTGCCACAAGCTAGCCTTATTTTGCTTGCGAATGCCAAAAAGAACGCTATATATGCTATCCATGTTGAGTATGGTCCAGATCCTGCTTCTACTCGTCTGGACTATATAGCAGATTTCACAGTTGCAATGCCTATTTTAAGTCTGACGGGAACACATGAAAGCCAGCCTGATGGTGAACATGTAGTACAAGTCTATTGTGTCCAGACAATGGCTATCCAGCAGTATGGATTGGAGTTATCACTCTGTTTGCCTCCTACAGCTGATAACGCTGGGCTTGGTAGGGATCTGGCTATTTCCCATGTATATGAGAGACCTCTAGAAGTAGCATCAGTGGAGCCATCGACAGAAACTAAACCACTGAGTGATCATCAGGGAACAG AAGCTGATACTGCTACTCATGTTTCATCCCCAACTCCTTCATCAAACTTGGATAATGCTGGATCTTATGCAGAAGCTGTCTTGAGAAGAGATGCTTCAAGAGGTCCATCTCTTGGTGATCATGATGGGGACAAGTCATCTTTTGATTATTCAAAGAAAAGGATGGATTCTGATGGTACAAGTGGGCAAGGAGCATTTGATAGGAAGGATTGCTTTGGGAATGAAGAGCCAAGAGGTGGCCATGTTGATG GTGTGCTCCCATCTGCTGAATCGACTGCTAATGGCAGCCCACAGAATGTAGAAATGGAGTCAAAACTTGTGGTTGAGGAAAAAGCAGATCAAAATATTGGATTTGAGGATGTTAAGGAGACCCAAATTGTTCAAGAGAAAATGGAGAGAGTTAACATGTCTTCAGAGCAAACTGTACAGACAATTAGTGAACGCTCGGTAACAACTGACAAGTACAGTGTGGAAGATTCACAGAGATCAGACCCCACACTTCTGAAACAACATTCTGGTGCTCGGGATGAAAATCTTCCAAGAAGAACAGCTGAAGCTACTGAAAACATCAATGGCTCTTCGTCAAGGAACTTGCAGTTACCCTCAGCTACCAAAGAGGAGAAAGTTCTGCATCCTCAGGTTTCTGGGCAGATGTCTCCTATTACAAGCACTTTCAACTCTACTGATTCATCACATGAACATCCAAGCAATACAAACCCTGCCATTGATTCTGTCCCGCAAGTAGCTGCCATTCAAGGAACATTGCAACAG CTTATGGCAATGCATACTGACATGCAAAAGCAGCTGAACGCAATTGTGTCTGCTCCTATTGCAAAGGAGGGCAAAAGGATCGAGACATCACTCGGGCGTAATATTGAGAAGTCCATAAAGGCTAACGTTGATGCCATGTGGGCTCGTATCCAGGAGGAAAATGCAAGGCATGAAAAGGTTGAAAGAGAGCGAATGCAGCAGATTTCTACTCTAATCACAACTTCTGTAAACAAGGACATTCCTGCTATACTGGAGAAATCACTAAAGAGAGAAATATCGTTGTTGGGACCCACCATTGCACGAACAACAACACCTATCATTGAGAAGTCCTTGTCTTCTGCTGTTTCGGATTCGCTTCAG AAAGTTCTCGGGGAAAAGGTTGCGAATCAGCTGGATAAGTCCATAAGTACGAAACTTGAAGCTACTGTTGCTAAGCAGATCCAAACACAGTTCCATACATCTGCCAAGCAGGCACTTCAG GATGCTTTACGGTCAAGCTTTGAGTCATCAATTATCCCAGCATTTGAACAATCTTGTAAGACAATGTTTGAGCAAGTGGATGGTGCATTCCAGAAGGGCATGTCCGAGCATGGTACTGCTATCCAGCAGCAGGTTGCAGCAGCACATAGTCCATTGGCACAGACTTTAAGG GAAACAATCAATTCAGCATCATCAATTACCCAGGGTCTTACATCAGAGTTACTTGATGGCCAGCGCAAGCTTTTGGCACTAGTTGCATCAGGGAACCCAATATCACATAATACTAGTGCATTGCAGCCCATCAACGGACCAATACCTAATCTCCCCGAG GCTGATGTTCCACTGGACCCGATGAAGGAGCTAACGAGATTATTATCTGAGCAAAAATTCGATGAGGCGTTTACGATGGCTCTTCAAAGAAGTGACGTCTCCATGGTATCTTGGTTGTGCTCTCAG GTTGATTTGCAAGGGTTGTGTAGACTGAACCCCGTTCCTCTGAACCAAGGGGTCCTTCTGGCCCTTTTCCAGCAACTGGCATGCGACATAACCAACGACACACCCCTGAAGCTTCAATGGATGACAGCGGTCGCCATGGCAATCCAACCAACCCATCAGATGATTGCAGCGCATGTGAGGCCAATATTTGAGCAAGTCTATGGCGTCTTGGCCCGCCAACAGTCGGTGCCAGGAACCACCCCACTGGAAGCGAACAACATCCGCTTAATGATGCATGTAATCAACTCggtgatgatgacccacaagtga